From the Acinetobacter wanghuae genome, one window contains:
- the rimI gene encoding ribosomal protein S18-alanine N-acetyltransferase: MIRLMQASDVSVVAKIERLVQSHPWSVKQFEEAVSSYQSTVIEQNGQVVGFCILQPVLDEANLLLMAIDPTQQGKGLGYQILDASLNMLKNNPIQIFLEVRESNIAAINLYQKSGFHQIDLRKNYYPNPNGTKEHAIIMVKTCTDDFAELFK, encoded by the coding sequence ATGATTCGTTTGATGCAAGCTTCCGATGTGTCAGTTGTGGCAAAGATTGAAAGATTGGTACAAAGTCATCCTTGGAGCGTAAAGCAGTTTGAGGAGGCAGTCAGCAGCTACCAAAGCACGGTCATTGAACAAAATGGTCAAGTGGTCGGATTTTGTATATTGCAGCCCGTGCTCGATGAAGCCAACTTATTGTTAATGGCGATTGATCCGACTCAACAAGGTAAAGGTTTGGGTTATCAAATTCTAGACGCATCTCTAAATATGCTAAAAAACAATCCGATTCAAATTTTTTTAGAAGTACGCGAAAGCAATATTGCCGCGATTAATCTATATCAAAAATCGGGTTTCCATCAAATTGATTTGCGTAAAAATTACTATCCAAATCCGAATGGAACTAAAGAGCATGCCATTATTATGGTAAAAACCTGCACCGATGATTTTGCCGAGCTGTTTAAATAA
- a CDS encoding arginyltransferase — protein MNSYHPKSLLNDLQYYITPPHDCSYLPNKSARMVFLDPAHRIDVLTISELSRSGFRRSGDFVYRPECHLCRQCLSSRVPVREYEMNSAQKKAWKRNQDLQVRISSPQQAGDVHYDLYERYINERHIDGDMYPPSHDQFEKFLLQSCAESFFLELWQDDKLLSVSTCDLLDDGLSAVYTFFDPSEKRRSLGVFAILKQIEHIQKLGLQYIYLGYWVPHSKKMNYKSQYLPLELLIDGQWRRLNRTLNSVEIQHLGESLMTTLPSGWNNPIIK, from the coding sequence ATGAATTCTTATCACCCCAAATCCCTGTTGAATGATTTACAGTATTACATTACGCCACCGCATGATTGCAGCTATTTGCCCAATAAATCTGCACGTATGGTATTTCTTGATCCAGCACACCGTATTGACGTTTTAACTATTTCCGAACTTTCGCGCTCAGGTTTTCGTCGTAGTGGCGATTTTGTCTATCGTCCCGAATGTCATTTATGTCGCCAATGCTTATCTTCACGCGTGCCTGTACGCGAATATGAAATGAATAGCGCACAAAAAAAAGCATGGAAACGCAATCAAGATTTACAAGTTCGGATCAGCAGCCCGCAGCAAGCAGGTGATGTACACTATGATTTGTATGAACGCTATATTAACGAACGACATATTGATGGCGATATGTATCCGCCAAGTCACGATCAATTTGAAAAGTTTTTATTACAAAGTTGTGCGGAAAGTTTCTTTTTAGAATTATGGCAAGATGATAAATTACTGAGTGTATCGACCTGTGATTTACTCGATGATGGTTTATCGGCGGTATATACCTTCTTTGATCCAAGCGAAAAACGTCGTTCACTGGGTGTATTTGCCATTCTCAAGCAAATTGAACATATTCAAAAATTGGGTCTGCAATATATATACTTAGGCTATTGGGTGCCGCATTCGAAAAAAATGAATTATAAATCGCAATATTTACCGCTTGAACTCCTGATTGATGGTCAATGGCGCAGACTCAACCGCACCCTAAACAGCGTAGAAATTCAGCACCTAGGCGAATCCCTCATGACGACATTACCTTCAGGTTGGAATAATCCAATTATTAAATAA
- the aat gene encoding leucyl/phenylalanyl-tRNA--protein transferase, producing the protein MQNLPPSQFLFPDPIEFDPEGEGLICIGADLSPATLYEAYSNGLFPWFNEGEPICWWSPEPRCIIRPAEYHPSKSLLRNMKKRDLRITINHEFEKVIRSCSLPRSYADETWISEDIIQGYCALFKAGYAYSIEVWDEDDVVGGLYGVTIGKGCFGESMFSTQTDVSKMAFYTLMLLGQENNLPWIDCQLVNEHLLSLGACTVSRQEYLNSLQDVIKQPSINWQSYKERVFSSKTIALISQLCE; encoded by the coding sequence ATGCAAAATCTGCCACCTTCTCAATTTTTATTTCCCGACCCGATTGAATTTGACCCTGAAGGTGAAGGTCTGATTTGTATTGGGGCTGACCTCTCCCCTGCTACTTTGTATGAAGCCTACAGCAATGGATTATTCCCGTGGTTCAATGAAGGTGAACCGATTTGTTGGTGGAGTCCTGAACCGCGCTGCATTATTCGACCAGCGGAATATCATCCCAGTAAGTCGTTACTGCGTAATATGAAAAAGCGCGATTTAAGAATCACCATCAATCATGAATTTGAAAAAGTCATTCGTTCGTGTTCTCTGCCGCGCAGTTATGCCGATGAAACGTGGATTTCAGAAGATATTATTCAAGGCTATTGTGCGCTATTCAAAGCAGGTTATGCCTATAGCATTGAAGTTTGGGATGAAGATGATGTCGTCGGTGGACTGTATGGTGTAACCATCGGCAAAGGTTGTTTTGGCGAATCGATGTTTAGCACCCAAACCGATGTGTCAAAAATGGCGTTTTATACTTTAATGCTACTGGGACAAGAAAATAATTTGCCATGGATTGACTGTCAATTGGTCAATGAGCACTTACTTAGCCTTGGCGCCTGCACAGTTTCTCGCCAAGAATATCTTAATTCGTTACAAGATGTGATAAAACAACCATCTATCAATTGGCAAAGTTACAAAGAGCGTGTATTTTCAAGTAAAACAATAGCGTTAATCTCGCAATTATGTGAATGA